One window from the genome of Treponema sp. OMZ 838 encodes:
- a CDS encoding L-2-amino-thiazoline-4-carboxylic acid hydrolase, whose product MAMKINFEIPQMSANWIRNELNKKFQPDEAEKKYQAIIETYEKFANEAPSIGGKDNPMSKNFYGALSAFAYYECMNRNMSPDEITAMCYGMMIGDKKGGQLSRFNLNNRLVQKLFHGLFALRARKLNKHKEDGSWNNTWGMKINPLNRKEGISIHLLGCPIADFAKKNGYSELMPYFCETDKAVMEHFGGTLYREHTVAEGYEDCDYWIKNKVE is encoded by the coding sequence ATGGCAATGAAAATAAATTTTGAAATTCCGCAAATGTCTGCGAATTGGATCAGGAATGAACTGAATAAAAAATTCCAACCGGATGAGGCGGAAAAGAAGTACCAAGCGATTATTGAAACCTATGAAAAGTTTGCAAATGAGGCACCGAGCATCGGTGGTAAAGACAATCCGATGTCGAAAAACTTTTACGGTGCGCTCTCTGCCTTTGCGTATTATGAATGTATGAACCGCAATATGTCGCCTGATGAGATTACGGCTATGTGTTACGGTATGATGATCGGCGATAAAAAAGGTGGACAGCTTTCGCGGTTCAATCTCAACAACAGGCTCGTGCAAAAACTTTTTCACGGGCTTTTTGCGCTCAGGGCACGAAAATTGAATAAGCACAAAGAAGACGGCTCATGGAACAATACATGGGGGATGAAAATAAACCCACTAAACCGCAAAGAAGGAATCAGTATTCATTTGCTCGGATGCCCCATCGCCGATTTTGCAAAAAAGAACGGATACAGCGAATTGATGCCGTATTTTTGCGAAACGGATAAGGCGGTGATGGAACATTTCGGCGGCACTCTTTACAGGGAACATACCGTTGCCGAAGGATACGAAGACTGCGATTATTGGATAAAGAACAAAGTCGAATAA
- a CDS encoding right-handed parallel beta-helix repeat-containing protein codes for MKKVVRIVILSVLAFCLSIACKNYTADIEDYLSYWSAGVSIIDFPFDLKVQTDDEGMQCVSSTENVILTFTVRNPKNLDLKMPGDSDAPADIISFPYIPDAPGKSAATPQFGKDYTFEKISNTELKLTYTASFLKQYEWGKGDITPSIILYTTDGRVFKQNIPFKLKVNTPPPAIQKCIIGQTKTASSSETSYYVLCLQLPSTEMNREFNGSLLHKDIAGIEINGTIYRLSVNEAQHTFIKPKDTAFLAVTDVEKLEANADDIPSDWTLYFKTDVEVKDGSPQKEYTVRLKDAKGLMSPAFKAATKPNTLQQETRTVTFNLAGGNIGGNIHAITMTGVSGTPLTQPPNPTKDGYTFNGWTPALSASPTFPAADMTYTAQWTPKTYTVTFKVDGGHGSLKGTHNGTSKVASGSDELKFESVPHNSTITFTATPANTTLYKVGDWTCSSSTGFTGGSGQSIASLTVTSNTSVSVQFVPLNTLTLTELKIHGQNASTGSVTLPYTITQVAQSNINLEFDGHPGMSFTVTPALPLALTPGTPQNITIKVAASPGNYPAWEKTVRITRAKNNVAALQSFKLNGEAKTAPFTTEYTVDSGTATVTDFTFGAGSDGAIATVSPADNNIPIGTGKSFTITVTAQDDTVKQTIMFTVKRRTYNVVYSVDGGVGGTIQANSGSPITTNSSISVEYDGSVTFTATPSGGWEVEKWMLDGNEVPGHTNTSYTLSNVTGNKNVKVKFKKKQGIIDGNTETHAWKELCERVAAADDGAVIMVKNIIAASSAAGNNGEIVINKNITIQGTNKTSEKLDAGSFSRIFRVKDGKTLTLQNITLTGGNTQHEQGDKNGGSVYIENGSCTMDNVLVVECTADAGGAVYVKDGTFSISGSTRITPSTGEYEQTAGKNDVYLKGGKLITVTGTLTGTTPIARITPESYPTGSTAVKVLDGAAVNTQHSKFTVTDQAGMPSKKWKINASGELEAVGGQSPAIEATSWEDLRTKVQSASDGTVIEVTQDITYKGNSSESTITINKNITIKSKGGDTYTLNADCTGTVPTYASKVKSIFKVTSGKSLILENVTLSNAKQYAVSVAENGSLMMTKVTIKDCETQDQAAGIYFEKGRNLTLTRCTIAKCKGTGSASSGGMYIQEPTGTVSIKNTEIKNCEAQHDGGGIRLSQANCTLENVNIQECSAANGGGIYNRGSTLTITGGSFIKNKVLGSGANRQGGAIYSEGGSLTLDGFTIGGDNQEDGNTAKKGGGIYLKNVVVTMQSVKVKNNKALTQGGGIYLADGELKIPNGTTIADNSAIDNTAGNHNSEAGGGIYVEKGTLTLNGGIISGNRANANKGGGVYLKAGTFTMNSGEIKNCSAKYGGGVSLAGTSTFTMTGGTITGCKADVEGGKGGGIYTELKTKLTLEGAASNPVVISNCTAKETGGGMHIYTQNTVTVKNARIEGNSANSGGGVYLEQGTFTIAGSTRITPSTETTAGKNDVFLEEGKFITIEGTLTETGTVARITPKKYENGVKVLQASSTECAKFTVTPKGTEIWSINNNDGTLKKP; via the coding sequence ATGAAAAAAGTTGTGCGGATAGTTATTCTCTCAGTTTTGGCGTTTTGCCTTTCCATAGCCTGTAAAAACTACACGGCAGATATTGAAGATTATTTAAGCTATTGGTCAGCCGGTGTATCGATTATAGATTTTCCTTTTGACCTGAAAGTGCAAACCGATGACGAAGGTATGCAATGCGTTTCCTCCACAGAAAACGTAATCCTTACATTTACCGTACGTAATCCTAAAAATTTAGATTTAAAAATGCCGGGAGATTCCGATGCTCCTGCCGATATTATCTCATTTCCTTATATTCCGGATGCCCCCGGTAAAAGCGCTGCCACACCGCAATTCGGCAAAGATTATACGTTTGAGAAAATTTCAAATACCGAGCTGAAGCTTACCTATACAGCGAGCTTTTTGAAGCAGTATGAATGGGGCAAGGGAGATATAACTCCTTCTATTATACTTTATACCACGGACGGCAGAGTGTTTAAGCAAAACATTCCGTTTAAGCTCAAAGTAAATACTCCTCCTCCGGCTATTCAAAAATGTATTATTGGACAGACAAAAACCGCTTCCTCTTCCGAAACTTCTTATTATGTTCTGTGCTTGCAGCTGCCGTCCACCGAAATGAACCGAGAATTCAACGGCAGTCTTTTGCATAAGGATATTGCCGGTATTGAAATCAACGGAACAATATATCGTCTTTCGGTAAATGAGGCGCAACATACATTTATCAAACCTAAAGATACTGCTTTTTTAGCTGTAACGGATGTAGAGAAACTTGAAGCCAATGCGGATGATATTCCTTCCGATTGGACGCTGTATTTTAAAACCGATGTTGAAGTAAAGGATGGTAGTCCCCAAAAAGAGTATACGGTGAGATTAAAGGACGCAAAAGGTTTGATGTCACCGGCGTTTAAAGCGGCTACCAAACCGAATACTCTGCAGCAGGAAACGCGGACTGTAACCTTTAATCTTGCAGGCGGAAATATCGGCGGCAATATACATGCTATCACCATGACTGGTGTGTCGGGAACACCGTTGACGCAACCTCCAAATCCTACTAAAGATGGCTATACCTTCAACGGCTGGACACCTGCACTGTCTGCATCCCCGACATTCCCTGCAGCAGATATGACATACACTGCGCAGTGGACGCCAAAGACCTATACCGTAACATTTAAAGTAGACGGTGGACATGGCTCTCTAAAAGGCACACATAATGGCACATCTAAGGTAGCGAGCGGTTCAGATGAGCTGAAATTTGAATCCGTTCCGCATAATAGTACGATCACCTTTACCGCAACGCCGGCAAATACAACTCTCTATAAGGTTGGGGATTGGACTTGTTCATCTTCGACAGGCTTTACGGGCGGAAGCGGACAGTCAATTGCTTCGCTTACAGTAACGTCAAATACAAGTGTGAGTGTGCAGTTTGTACCTCTTAATACTTTAACCCTAACTGAGCTTAAAATACACGGTCAAAATGCTTCGACCGGTTCCGTTACCCTGCCGTATACCATAACTCAAGTGGCGCAAAGCAATATCAACCTTGAGTTTGACGGACACCCAGGGATGTCGTTTACCGTAACTCCTGCATTGCCGCTGGCCTTAACGCCGGGAACGCCTCAAAATATTACCATAAAAGTTGCGGCAAGTCCGGGGAATTATCCTGCATGGGAAAAAACGGTACGTATAACCCGCGCAAAAAACAATGTTGCAGCCTTACAGAGCTTTAAGCTTAACGGAGAAGCTAAAACTGCGCCTTTTACTACCGAATACACGGTAGATTCCGGCACGGCAACAGTAACGGACTTTACCTTTGGTGCCGGTAGTGATGGAGCAATCGCGACTGTTAGTCCAGCAGACAACAATATCCCCATAGGTACCGGAAAAAGTTTTACCATCACGGTAACAGCTCAAGACGATACTGTAAAACAGACTATAATGTTTACGGTAAAGCGCCGAACCTACAACGTAGTCTACAGTGTAGACGGTGGTGTAGGTGGCACGATTCAAGCCAATTCAGGCAGTCCGATAACAACGAACAGTAGCATTTCGGTCGAGTACGACGGAAGCGTAACCTTTACCGCAACGCCGAGTGGTGGTTGGGAAGTAGAAAAATGGATGCTTGATGGCAATGAAGTCCCCGGCCATACAAATACGAGTTATACTCTTTCCAATGTAACCGGCAATAAAAACGTAAAGGTGAAGTTTAAGAAAAAGCAAGGTATAATAGACGGCAATACGGAGACCCATGCATGGAAAGAATTATGCGAGCGGGTTGCCGCTGCCGATGACGGCGCTGTTATCATGGTAAAAAATATAATAGCAGCTTCCTCCGCCGCCGGTAACAACGGTGAAATTGTCATAAATAAGAATATTACCATTCAAGGTACAAATAAGACTTCCGAAAAACTGGATGCCGGATCGTTCAGCCGTATTTTCCGTGTAAAAGACGGTAAAACCCTTACGCTTCAAAACATAACGCTTACGGGGGGCAATACCCAACATGAACAAGGTGATAAAAATGGCGGCAGCGTGTATATAGAAAACGGTTCGTGTACGATGGACAATGTACTTGTCGTTGAATGTACTGCGGATGCAGGTGGCGCCGTGTATGTTAAAGACGGTACTTTCAGCATATCCGGTAGTACTCGTATTACCCCTTCAACCGGAGAATATGAACAGACCGCCGGTAAGAACGATGTGTATCTAAAGGGTGGAAAGCTTATCACGGTAACCGGCACTTTAACCGGAACTACTCCTATCGCTCGTATTACACCGGAAAGCTATCCGACAGGCAGCACTGCGGTTAAGGTTCTCGATGGTGCTGCTGTTAATACGCAACATTCAAAGTTTACGGTAACCGACCAAGCCGGTATGCCTTCTAAAAAATGGAAGATAAACGCTTCCGGCGAGCTTGAGGCAGTTGGCGGTCAGAGTCCGGCAATAGAGGCAACTAGTTGGGAAGACTTACGGACTAAAGTGCAAAGTGCTTCCGACGGCACCGTTATCGAAGTAACACAGGATATTACGTATAAAGGGAACAGCTCTGAATCTACAATAACGATAAATAAGAATATCACCATAAAGTCAAAAGGCGGCGATACGTATACTCTGAACGCAGATTGTACGGGAACTGTTCCTACTTATGCTTCAAAGGTTAAAAGTATTTTTAAGGTTACGAGCGGTAAGTCATTAATACTTGAAAACGTAACGCTCAGCAATGCTAAACAATATGCCGTCTCTGTTGCGGAGAATGGTTCCCTTATGATGACGAAGGTAACGATTAAGGATTGCGAGACCCAAGATCAGGCAGCCGGTATTTATTTTGAGAAAGGACGGAATCTAACGCTTACCCGCTGTACAATTGCAAAGTGTAAGGGAACAGGTTCCGCTTCTTCCGGCGGTATGTATATTCAGGAACCGACGGGAACGGTGAGTATAAAAAATACGGAAATTAAAAATTGTGAAGCACAACACGATGGAGGCGGTATACGTCTTAGTCAAGCGAACTGTACGTTGGAGAATGTGAATATTCAAGAATGCAGTGCTGCTAACGGAGGAGGAATTTATAATAGAGGTAGCACTCTTACGATAACGGGAGGTTCTTTTATAAAGAATAAGGTATTAGGTTCAGGTGCAAATCGTCAAGGCGGTGCAATCTATAGCGAAGGCGGTAGTCTTACCTTAGACGGATTTACGATCGGCGGGGATAATCAGGAAGACGGTAATACGGCAAAAAAGGGAGGAGGTATCTACCTTAAAAATGTGGTAGTAACAATGCAATCTGTAAAGGTAAAAAATAATAAGGCGCTGACCCAAGGTGGCGGTATCTATCTTGCAGACGGAGAGCTTAAGATACCCAACGGTACTACTATCGCCGATAATAGTGCCATCGACAACACTGCTGGCAACCATAACAGCGAGGCCGGTGGCGGAATTTATGTTGAAAAAGGAACGCTTACGTTGAATGGAGGTATTATCTCCGGTAACAGAGCCAATGCTAATAAGGGCGGTGGCGTTTATCTTAAAGCAGGAACATTTACAATGAATTCGGGAGAAATTAAAAATTGTTCTGCAAAATACGGCGGAGGAGTTTCTCTTGCCGGTACGAGCACCTTTACGATGACCGGAGGAACTATCACAGGTTGTAAGGCAGACGTCGAAGGAGGAAAGGGCGGTGGTATTTATACAGAACTAAAGACAAAGCTGACTTTAGAAGGGGCTGCTAGCAATCCGGTCGTTATTTCCAACTGTACGGCAAAAGAGACCGGCGGTGGTATGCATATTTATACGCAGAATACGGTAACAGTCAAAAATGCTCGTATTGAAGGAAACTCTGCAAATAGCGGCGGTGGTGTGTATTTAGAGCAAGGGACATTTACTATTGCCGGCAGTACCCGTATTACTCCTTCAACTGAAACAACAGCTGGAAAGAATGATGTTTTCCTAGAAGAGGGAAAGTTTATCACAATAGAAGGAACTTTAACTGAAACAGGAACCGTTGCACGTATTACGCCCAAAAAATATGAGAACGGGGTAAAAGTTCTCCAAGCGTCTTCTACGGAGTGTGCTAAATTTACGGTAACGCCGAAAGGCACGGAAATATGGTCAATAAATAATAATGATGGGACTTTGAAGAAACCGTGA
- a CDS encoding carbohydrate ABC transporter permease, whose protein sequence is MITSKTSKFLWIAFFVTPALLIVSVFILLPLFMSLFNSFFDWNQLLRGSFTGFGNFKKLFFTFPYNERFWNALKHNGIWFCCTMLIQNSLGLLFGYALSRKIAGHGFFKRVFFIPVLFSIVAVGFLWGMYLKSDGLVNSFLNLLDLSSLRRAWLGDENTATFAIIATNIWRWVGFPSLVFLAAIDSIDQSCIEAAYIDGVSEMGLFWKIIFPLIIPSITVITVLTIIGSLNVFEQIYTMTDLGGGPNYSTDTIGTLFYRTAFGSVDTGNPEIGIGSTIAVIIYIMTFCISLVSVAIGKAKETQV, encoded by the coding sequence ATGATAACATCAAAAACAAGTAAATTTTTATGGATCGCGTTTTTCGTAACGCCGGCGCTGCTGATTGTCAGCGTTTTTATTTTGTTGCCGCTTTTTATGAGCTTGTTCAACAGTTTCTTTGACTGGAATCAGCTTCTTCGCGGCTCATTTACCGGATTTGGTAATTTTAAAAAGTTGTTTTTTACCTTTCCGTATAATGAACGCTTTTGGAATGCATTAAAGCACAACGGTATCTGGTTCTGCTGTACAATGCTCATTCAAAACAGCCTCGGCCTGCTATTCGGATATGCATTAAGCAGAAAGATTGCAGGGCATGGCTTTTTTAAACGGGTATTTTTTATACCGGTGCTTTTTTCTATTGTAGCGGTCGGTTTTTTGTGGGGTATGTATTTAAAGAGCGATGGGCTGGTCAATAGCTTTTTGAACCTCCTCGATCTCTCATCCCTCCGGCGGGCATGGCTCGGTGACGAAAACACCGCAACCTTCGCTATCATCGCAACTAATATTTGGCGCTGGGTAGGCTTCCCTTCGCTCGTGTTCCTTGCAGCCATCGACTCTATCGATCAAAGCTGTATCGAAGCTGCGTACATAGACGGCGTCAGCGAGATGGGCTTATTTTGGAAAATTATATTCCCGCTCATCATTCCGTCCATAACGGTTATCACGGTATTAACCATCATCGGCAGTTTAAATGTTTTTGAACAGATATACACCATGACCGACCTTGGCGGCGGACCGAACTACAGTACCGACACCATCGGCACGCTTTTTTACCGCACAGCTTTCGGTTCGGTAGATACCGGTAACCCCGAAATCGGGATCGGAAGTACCATCGCCGTTATCATCTATATTATGACCTTTTGTATTTCGCTCGTATCCGTCGCAATCGGAAAAGCAAAGGAGACACAGGTATGA
- a CDS encoding alpha/beta hydrolase family protein translates to MALVYTEVFAQSFMRPVSLCAIIPAEESAPDASGQRPQAQENRPLKTLYLLHGLYGCHTDWLTLTNIRRYATEKHIAVIMPAAENAFYIDGKLPGQQYGAFVGDELIRLTRRLFRLSAEREDTVIAGLSMGGAGAIRAACLYPHNFGAAAGISSAFLTREQLSPEHPVFTPEWAKGIFGSIENMESEYKNAVLKMKKSVQGKAYPQLSLECGTSDGFIGINRDFHRFLQEQGIEHYYEESPGGHEWPLWDSGIKKVINRFFKSANIEIFDSKKGGK, encoded by the coding sequence ATGGCACTTGTTTATACCGAAGTTTTTGCACAATCATTTATGCGTCCGGTTTCACTGTGCGCAATTATTCCGGCGGAAGAAAGCGCGCCCGATGCTTCCGGGCAAAGACCGCAGGCGCAGGAAAACAGACCGCTCAAAACGCTTTATTTGCTACACGGGCTGTATGGCTGCCATACGGACTGGCTCACGCTTACAAATATACGCCGCTACGCAACGGAAAAACATATTGCCGTCATTATGCCGGCGGCGGAAAATGCGTTTTATATCGACGGTAAACTGCCCGGGCAGCAGTACGGCGCTTTTGTCGGGGACGAGCTGATACGGCTAACACGGAGGTTGTTTCGCCTTTCAGCGGAGCGGGAGGATACCGTTATCGCAGGGCTTTCGATGGGAGGCGCAGGGGCGATACGGGCAGCGTGTTTATATCCGCATAACTTTGGGGCCGCGGCGGGCATTTCCTCCGCTTTTTTGACGAGGGAGCAGCTTTCACCCGAACATCCCGTCTTTACCCCTGAATGGGCGAAGGGTATATTCGGCAGTATAGAGAATATGGAAAGCGAATATAAAAATGCGGTGCTCAAAATGAAAAAGTCCGTGCAGGGAAAGGCTTATCCGCAGCTCTCCCTTGAATGCGGTACCTCGGACGGTTTCATCGGTATTAATCGGGACTTTCACCGTTTTTTACAGGAACAGGGTATCGAGCATTACTATGAAGAAAGTCCCGGCGGGCATGAATGGCCGCTGTGGGACAGCGGTATTAAAAAGGTTATTAACCGATTTTTTAAATCGGCTAATATAGAAATTTTTGATAGTAAGAAAGGAGGCAAATGA
- a CDS encoding BrnA antitoxin family protein, which produces MTLPVSTEYNLRIDSDVLAALKATGKGYQTKINDILRQAVLG; this is translated from the coding sequence TTGACACTTCCTGTATCTACAGAATATAATCTAAGGATAGATAGCGATGTGCTTGCGGCGTTGAAAGCAACGGGAAAAGGATATCAAACAAAAATAAATGATATTCTTAGGCAAGCAGTTTTAGGATAA
- a CDS encoding N-acetylglucosamine kinase, with the protein MKHLFFGIDGGGTQSRLGICDETDRLIAQVKGGSTNRYAVGFDAACNNLRELIQKLKTESGIDVQNCAAGCFASAGMSTEQETEDFRRFFTDEGIRCPLYLCNDALAALAGGTGTAEGIIVVSGTGSIAAGLDKNGRTARAGGLGHLIGDEGSGFKIGLDGIKAAAAALERRGGNTLLAPMLFNHYGVNTIRELFPFLYTNFDKSRVASFSPCVFQAAQQSDAVAARILETAAQDLSLLARSVYGALFDGAEAELVFSGGILEHQASFAKLTAAYICDALPQVRIIRRRFEPVVGACILARLGRY; encoded by the coding sequence ATGAAGCACTTATTTTTCGGGATCGACGGAGGGGGAACACAGTCCCGGCTCGGTATCTGTGATGAAACCGATCGGCTGATTGCGCAGGTAAAGGGCGGTTCTACCAACCGGTATGCGGTAGGCTTCGACGCAGCTTGCAATAATCTCCGCGAGTTGATTCAAAAACTGAAAACCGAAAGCGGTATCGACGTGCAAAACTGTGCTGCAGGCTGCTTTGCTTCCGCCGGTATGAGCACGGAACAAGAGACCGAAGATTTTCGCCGTTTTTTTACCGACGAAGGAATCCGCTGTCCTCTATATCTCTGCAACGATGCACTGGCAGCGCTTGCAGGCGGTACCGGAACGGCGGAAGGCATTATCGTAGTGAGCGGCACCGGCTCTATTGCCGCCGGATTAGATAAGAACGGGAGAACCGCCCGCGCCGGTGGGCTTGGCCATTTGATTGGGGACGAAGGTTCCGGCTTTAAGATAGGATTGGACGGGATTAAAGCCGCCGCCGCCGCTTTGGAACGGCGCGGAGGGAACACTCTATTGGCTCCGATGCTGTTTAACCATTACGGTGTCAACACCATACGGGAATTATTCCCCTTTTTGTATACAAACTTTGATAAATCGCGGGTGGCCTCTTTTTCGCCCTGTGTATTTCAGGCGGCGCAGCAATCGGATGCAGTTGCGGCACGTATTCTGGAAACCGCCGCTCAAGACCTGTCGCTCCTTGCCCGCAGCGTATACGGCGCTCTCTTCGACGGAGCGGAGGCGGAATTGGTATTCTCGGGCGGCATTTTGGAACATCAAGCCTCTTTTGCAAAACTGACCGCTGCCTATATCTGTGATGCGTTGCCGCAGGTGCGAATTATCCGCCGCCGTTTTGAGCCGGTAGTCGGTGCGTGTATTCTTGCCCGGCTTGGCAGATATTAA
- a CDS encoding ABC transporter substrate-binding protein — protein sequence MMKNKIIAALAACFLLTPCALTAMGSSEKSSGSGEKVTLEFWTWRTEDVEFYEKVIKAFEKKHPNITVKQTAIKNTEYNTIVSASLQGGGGPDVFMGRAYGGLQTLADSGYLLALDSLIPNLKDYSEPAKQGARSIKDGKMYGLPALSQAIFCYYNKDIYKKLGLKVPATWDEFISNLEVCKKNKITPLANGSKDGWTVETLLGGVGPNFYGANDFFDAVVAGKTTFEDPRFVDAVKKIGALRPYMPELFTGVGYTDIQGAFMNEMAAHMIGGSYEAGTFKANNPSLQFDAFPVPGTKAGKQYVTFYADMNWAVNAKTAHKEAALTFLQFLGSPEVGNMLISDLKMISSTPGVDTSLDPFVGKVITLMKNSTSYIFLVPFRYEQPTGSALWQAAGQGYLAGTLTAEQACKNVQTGIATYYKPFQK from the coding sequence ATGATGAAAAACAAAATCATTGCAGCTTTGGCAGCATGTTTTCTCTTGACGCCATGTGCATTAACGGCCATGGGTTCAAGTGAAAAAAGCAGTGGATCCGGCGAAAAAGTTACGCTGGAATTTTGGACATGGCGTACCGAGGATGTGGAATTCTACGAGAAGGTGATTAAAGCCTTTGAAAAAAAGCATCCGAACATCACGGTAAAGCAAACCGCCATTAAAAATACCGAGTATAACACGATCGTGAGCGCATCGCTGCAAGGCGGCGGCGGACCGGATGTGTTTATGGGTAGAGCGTACGGCGGTTTACAGACACTTGCGGACAGCGGGTATCTCCTTGCACTTGACAGCCTTATCCCCAATCTAAAGGATTACTCCGAACCGGCAAAGCAGGGTGCACGGAGCATTAAAGACGGTAAAATGTACGGCTTGCCCGCATTAAGCCAAGCGATCTTCTGTTACTACAACAAAGATATCTACAAAAAGCTTGGTTTAAAGGTTCCGGCGACGTGGGATGAATTCATTTCCAATCTTGAAGTTTGTAAGAAGAACAAGATTACCCCACTTGCAAACGGTTCGAAGGACGGATGGACGGTGGAAACGCTTTTAGGCGGCGTCGGCCCCAACTTTTACGGAGCCAACGACTTTTTCGATGCAGTCGTTGCCGGTAAAACAACCTTCGAAGACCCGCGCTTTGTGGATGCAGTCAAAAAAATCGGCGCATTACGCCCCTATATGCCGGAATTGTTCACCGGTGTCGGCTATACCGATATTCAAGGCGCTTTTATGAACGAAATGGCCGCACACATGATCGGCGGTTCGTATGAAGCGGGAACCTTTAAAGCAAACAATCCCTCCCTTCAATTCGATGCATTCCCCGTACCGGGCACAAAGGCAGGCAAACAGTACGTTACTTTCTATGCCGATATGAACTGGGCAGTCAATGCCAAAACAGCACATAAAGAAGCGGCGCTCACCTTCTTGCAGTTCCTCGGTTCCCCGGAAGTAGGCAATATGCTGATTTCCGATCTGAAAATGATCAGCTCTACCCCTGGTGTAGATACCTCGTTGGATCCCTTCGTCGGAAAGGTCATCACGCTGATGAAAAACAGCACCAGCTATATTTTCCTCGTTCCGTTCCGCTATGAACAGCCGACCGGCTCCGCTCTGTGGCAGGCTGCAGGACAGGGATACTTGGCAGGTACGTTAACTGCAGAACAAGCATGTAAGAACGTACAAACCGGTATCGCTACCTATTATAAACCTTTTCAAAAGTAA
- the murQ gene encoding N-acetylmuramic acid 6-phosphate etherase has protein sequence MKEIPVTEQRNPASYQIDTKSTAEILTIINNEDKKVPEAVAQAIPQLTRLVDCAVEVFQKGGRLFYLGAGTSGRLGVLDASECPPTYGVSPDMVQGFIAGGDVALRRSIEGAEDDENHGIDQLRGAGFSSSDMLVGITASGSAPYVLGALRYARSLGCPTGAISCNKDSRTFELADYPIYLPVGPEIVTGSTRMKSGTAQKLALNMITTTAMIRLGKVYNNFMIDLMPVNAKLVERSKRLINEITGCGEARAAQIFEDSGRKIRTAVIMASLEVSKEEAEALLKQGNGNINNALDVYKRG, from the coding sequence ATGAAAGAAATTCCCGTAACGGAGCAGCGCAATCCTGCTTCATATCAAATCGATACGAAAAGTACGGCAGAAATTTTAACGATTATCAATAATGAAGATAAAAAAGTTCCCGAGGCGGTTGCGCAGGCGATTCCGCAATTGACGCGGCTGGTCGATTGCGCGGTTGAGGTGTTTCAAAAAGGCGGACGGCTGTTTTACCTCGGTGCGGGAACCTCCGGCCGTTTGGGGGTGTTGGACGCCTCAGAATGTCCGCCCACCTACGGCGTGTCCCCCGATATGGTGCAGGGCTTTATCGCAGGCGGGGATGTTGCGCTCCGCCGTTCCATCGAAGGCGCCGAGGATGATGAAAACCACGGTATCGATCAGCTGCGCGGCGCAGGTTTTTCGTCGTCAGATATGTTGGTTGGTATTACCGCCTCCGGCTCCGCGCCTTATGTGCTGGGAGCGCTCCGCTATGCCCGTTCGCTCGGCTGCCCGACCGGTGCAATAAGCTGCAATAAAGATTCACGCACCTTCGAGCTTGCCGATTATCCTATTTATCTGCCGGTCGGACCAGAAATCGTTACCGGCTCCACCCGGATGAAGTCCGGCACTGCACAAAAGCTCGCGCTGAATATGATTACCACCACCGCGATGATTCGGCTGGGAAAGGTATATAATAACTTTATGATTGATTTGATGCCGGTGAACGCAAAGCTGGTGGAACGGTCGAAACGGCTGATTAACGAGATTACCGGATGCGGGGAAGCGCGTGCCGCGCAGATATTTGAAGATTCCGGACGGAAGATACGGACGGCGGTAATTATGGCCTCGCTCGAGGTATCGAAAGAAGAAGCGGAAGCGCTGCTTAAGCAGGGGAACGGCAATATCAACAATGCGCTCGATGTGTATAAACGAGGGTAG